One part of the Prochlorococcus marinus str. MIT 9313 genome encodes these proteins:
- the bchM gene encoding magnesium protoporphyrin IX methyltransferase encodes MAMEQRQELKQAEKTEVANYFNGTGFDRWNRIYSESDDVNKVQRNIRIGHQKTVDDVLAWLQERGDLSAMSFCDAGCGVGSLSLPLAAMGAGSIAASDISAAMVAETKRRAADAQLDLSRLTFTTSDLESLQGCFHTVICLDVFIHYPQQAAEEMVRHLCGLTQESLLVSFAPYTPLLALLKRIGQLFPGPSKTTRAYTLREDGIIKAAMGCGFEPIRSKLNQAPFYFSRLIEFKKI; translated from the coding sequence ATTTGATCGCTGGAATCGCATCTACAGCGAAAGTGATGATGTCAATAAAGTGCAGCGCAATATCCGCATCGGCCATCAAAAAACGGTGGATGATGTGCTCGCCTGGCTTCAGGAACGCGGTGATCTGAGTGCCATGAGTTTCTGCGACGCCGGCTGCGGGGTAGGAAGCCTCAGCCTTCCTCTGGCCGCAATGGGGGCTGGATCGATTGCCGCAAGTGACATTTCCGCCGCCATGGTGGCCGAAACCAAACGCCGCGCTGCAGATGCGCAGCTGGATCTAAGCCGACTAACTTTCACCACCTCCGACCTCGAAAGCCTGCAGGGTTGCTTTCACACCGTGATCTGCCTGGATGTCTTCATCCACTACCCCCAACAGGCAGCGGAAGAGATGGTCCGTCACCTATGCGGACTCACACAAGAAAGTTTGCTAGTGAGCTTTGCCCCTTACACCCCTCTACTAGCGCTACTCAAACGCATTGGCCAGCTGTTCCCAGGGCCTAGTAAAACAACTCGCGCGTATACCCTTCGCGAAGACGGCATCATCAAAGCCGCAATGGGCTGCGGATTCGAACCCATCCGCAGCAAACTCAATCAGGCTCCATTCTACTTTTCACGACTGATTGAGTTCAAGAAAATTTAA